The sequence TGGGAAGTACTCATCGGACTCGGCCTCCTGTATCGCCCGGCCATTCGCGTCGCGATTTTTCTCCTATTCGCTCAGATGCCGGGGACGATGCTCCCGCTGATCCTTCTGCCCGAGGTGTGCTTCACAATCTTCCCCTTCGGACTCACCCTTGAAGGACAGTACATCATCAAGAACCTCGTCCTCATCAGTGCTGCCCTCGTCGTGGGGGGCACCGTGCGGTCCGACATCCGCTCCGAATCCTACAGGAAGTAGTAGAATCGAACGCTTCCCGCACGTCAAACCTCATCCCCCACACCTCACTTTTCGTCTTCCTCCAAGAACTTCTCGAGGCGGACCACTTGCGTGTTTGATACGAACATCACACCCGAGCTTTTCTCGAACAGGGGCGTGAGGCCATCCATCACGCAGTCAATCATTTCGTCATCGCCAACAGCGAAGAACATGACGAGACCGGCGCGGTCGTTGAAAAGAAGACGTCCCTCGTGGAATCCGTGCGCCCCGCGGCCCGCGATGTCGCGATGAACCGTGTATCCGGTGGCGCCGCACTCCTCCAGCAGGTCCTGAACGAATTTTTCCTTTTCGCCCCGGACGATAATCTCGATTTTCTTCAGCGGATGCAGGCGGTGCTGCCTTTTGGGTGATTCCGTCGTCTCCTGTGGCTGATCAGTCATGGCAAGGTAGAAGAGTCGGTTAGATGAAATGCCAGATGTTCAAGAAGTGGGTTCTGCTTCGGGCAACAGCTCAGGAACGGTCCGATCGTCGGACATCACGGATGCCCATGTCCCACCGGGTTCGTAACGAAGCAACGTGTTGTCCTGCTGCGGATCCATGACCGTCAAGGCGACCCATTCGTGGTCAAACAATCGCTTTAGCGTATCCTGCCGCTGCAGGATCATGCCGACACGCTCGACCGGGGCATGGAGCACGGCAAACAGGCGAAGGGGGTCATGATACGGTACGTCGTCATCGAGATACAGCGACTGCAGCGGCAGCCCAGTCATCAGGTCGCCGCCATTTCCCTGCACTACGCCGACCTTCCCGCTGACGTTGTGCGTTATTTTTGAGCCGCTTCCGTAGACCGCATTGTCGACGGTCGAGAAGTAGTACTGCATGTTAATCCACTCGCCGACGACGAGCGGGCCGGTAAGTATCGTTTCGAGCGCCGTTCCGCTCTCGTCAACCCTCCAGTCGTACGAGTGAAGAAAACTCCGACCATCAAGGTCCAGATCGTTCGTCAGCCGACGTGGTCCGACAATGAACGCCGCATTGCCGGCCAGCCCCCACTCGGGGCGCGTCTCCGACCAGTCCGCTGCGCGCCGCTCCGTCTCTCGTGATGGATCCGAAAGCAGTTGAGCATCCATCGTGCCAACCCGTTCGGCCGCCGCCTTTTCTCGAGCCTTCGTCAGGTCCGCGCGGAGGCGAGCCAGCGCATCTGCATCGACTGGCGGATTCTCTTCGTCGACATAAAGACGAACCTCGTCGGTTGTCGTGTTGTGCTCGCCCGCGAGAAAGACCGTATCATCGGGAATGTCGATCCCCCGATCGCGGAGGGCATCGCGTACGTCTGAATCATTGCAAATGGCGGCGAGGACCCGGGCATTCGGTCCCCCAGGATTTCCGGCGCAGGCTCCACAGTCCAGACTCGACTTAAAGGGGTTGTTCGGCGTCTGACTGCCGTGCCCCGTAAAGACCACAATCGGAGCAAACGTCTCCGTCCAGCCCATCAGACGGAATGCGGCCTCGGCGTACACGACCTTTACCTGATCGGACAGACCCACGGCAAGGGCATCTTCCTCGTCGAGCGACTCGTCCCGGTCCACAGTCACTTCCGTAAAGCTCGATGGACGCGGAATGCGCTCATTAGCGGACTGGATCCAGTCATATATTTTGTGCGGCAAAAGCGTTCGAAGGGCCATGGCGACACCGAAGAGCCCCCCACTCCCTTCGACGAATCCGAAGGCGGCAGCGACGTCGTTCTTCAATGTCTTCACCAGCTTCTGTCGCGCCGCGTTCAGCCCTGCCCAGCCATTGTACCGTTCGGCTTCTTCTGATCGGTTCGGTGCTACGCGTTCAGCGATCCGGTGACGCGGGTCGACGATTGGCGGACATGCTTTGACACGCTCGCCGACTTCTCCTTCCGGCGCGTAGGCTTCATGCTCCATCGGAATCCCGAAGAAGCCCGCATAGCCGTGCGTTTCGTACGGCCCCGTTGCCTCAAGGTGACGGCGAATGATCTCCGACCGCACGTCAATGCAGAAGACAAGTTGCGCGTCCGGGCGACCCGTCTCCTTCGTCGGCTGGTGTGCGGATGTCGCGAGGTCGTCAAGCAACCCCTGTCGGTACGTTTCCTCCCAGGCCGAAAGCCAGATGGCGGGAAGAGACGCGTCGTCCGGATGCACCCTACCGTTCGCTGTCGCGTCTTCCGGCAACAACGGTTCGTCAAGCAACCGCGCCAGCGTCAGTCGCACGGCGAGGTACCCGCCGAGCGTGATCGGCTTGGCCTTGCCCCACTCCTTCGCTGTTCCACGCTCTTGCCAACGAATCAGGCCCACCCATCCTGGAAGAGCGGCAAGGTGGTGCGTAAAGATCGTCTCCCACTCCGATTCCGGTACGCCGTCGAGGGCCTCGATGAAGGCATCCAGCTTCGTAGATGGGAGATCGGACGTCTGCCGGATCCCCGGTATATCGCGATCGAACGGAGCGAGGATGCGCCACGACGCAAAGAATCCATCCGCCCGGTTCGGCATCGGCCACGCGGCCTGACCGTGATCGAAAAATGCGGCCAGCCACTTCGACATGAGCCGGTTCAACCGCTGATCGCTCGGCGCAGCGGTTGAGGGAACGTCATTCGCCTCCATCGTGGCGAGCGTCTCCTCGGGCTTCGACGTAATGTCGTGCTTCTTCAAGCGGTCGCGCAGGAGGTTGGGTTGGATGGCCCCGCGCTCCCATGCATGACGAAAGGTCGTTGGCGACGGATATCCTCGGCCACGAAAGAGGTGGCCAGCGCGCTGCACCGCCTCATCGAAGGGCAAGGTTTCGAACCCGGAAAGCGGATTCGCCGAGTTAAAGGTCCGGAGCGGCCACAACGGTCCGACCGCTTCAGCAGCATTTTCGATGCGGCCCCGCAGGACCGAAATCTCAATGGACATGGTAGCGGTCGCGTCGGGTGAGAAGCGTCGAAGATACGGGTTGCGACGTGTTCATCAGAAGCACGTACAGGCGCGTACTGGAGTGATGCCAGCCACGGTCAATGCCGACGTACACGAACGTAAACACGGCCGCGATGCCCCAGTGCAGCGGTGTAAGAGGCGTACCGAAGGCCAGCAGTCCAGTCCCTGCAAGCATCCACGCGACTCCTTTGTACACCGCGGCGTACATCAGGATAGCGGGAAGCAGCACGAAGGGAAGCGCCCAGGCGCGCGTTCGGGCAGGCAGACCGGTCCGGCGCAGGAGCGTCCGAGTGGCATGCAGCACGGCAAGGACCACGAAAAAGACGAGGAGCGTGCCCCCGTCCAGGGCCAAAACGGACTTCCCGGTGAGCCAGGCGAAGAGAAAACCGGCGGCCACAGCCACGACAAGAGAGCTGAGGGTCGATGCCCACCCGGCTGGGTTCGGTCGAGCCTGAGGTGGAGAGGTTGATTCAACGACCGAGCCCGAAGCAAGAAACAGGTACGCCTTGTAAAACCCGTGTAGGATCAGGTGGGCGATGCCGGCTGCACCGAACCCGAGACCGAACTGCATCACCATGAAACCCATCTGAGCCGTCGTCGAGCAACCGAGTTGGCGCTTCACGTTCGTTTGCACCAGTGCCCATGCCTGTCCCGCCAATGCCGTCACGGCGCCCACGAAAAAGACGAGGAGAACGACCGCGTCCGTTTCGAATACGATGCCCGAGAAGCGTGCTAGCAGAACGCCTCCCGCGTTCACCAGCCCTGCGTGCATGAACGCCGAAACCGGAGTTGGGGCGGTCATCGACGAAAGCAACCAGCGATGGAAGGGGACGAGCGCCGACTGCATCATCGCAGCGACGACGATGAGGCTGA comes from Longibacter salinarum and encodes:
- a CDS encoding DoxX family membrane protein — protein: MPDQLESLRRSFDNVDHAIAGWMRRNGSLLLRISLGVIFVWFGALKFFDGLSPAESLVRSTVYWVDPDIFLPILGAWEVLIGLGLLYRPAIRVAIFLLFAQMPGTMLPLILLPEVCFTIFPFGLTLEGQYIIKNLVLISAALVVGGTVRSDIRSESYRK
- a CDS encoding P-II family nitrogen regulator, whose translation is MTDQPQETTESPKRQHRLHPLKKIEIIVRGEKEKFVQDLLEECGATGYTVHRDIAGRGAHGFHEGRLLFNDRAGLVMFFAVGDDEMIDCVMDGLTPLFEKSSGVMFVSNTQVVRLEKFLEEDEK
- a CDS encoding DUF2309 domain-containing protein, with the protein product MSIEISVLRGRIENAAEAVGPLWPLRTFNSANPLSGFETLPFDEAVQRAGHLFRGRGYPSPTTFRHAWERGAIQPNLLRDRLKKHDITSKPEETLATMEANDVPSTAAPSDQRLNRLMSKWLAAFFDHGQAAWPMPNRADGFFASWRILAPFDRDIPGIRQTSDLPSTKLDAFIEALDGVPESEWETIFTHHLAALPGWVGLIRWQERGTAKEWGKAKPITLGGYLAVRLTLARLLDEPLLPEDATANGRVHPDDASLPAIWLSAWEETYRQGLLDDLATSAHQPTKETGRPDAQLVFCIDVRSEIIRRHLEATGPYETHGYAGFFGIPMEHEAYAPEGEVGERVKACPPIVDPRHRIAERVAPNRSEEAERYNGWAGLNAARQKLVKTLKNDVAAAFGFVEGSGGLFGVAMALRTLLPHKIYDWIQSANERIPRPSSFTEVTVDRDESLDEEDALAVGLSDQVKVVYAEAAFRLMGWTETFAPIVVFTGHGSQTPNNPFKSSLDCGACAGNPGGPNARVLAAICNDSDVRDALRDRGIDIPDDTVFLAGEHNTTTDEVRLYVDEENPPVDADALARLRADLTKAREKAAAERVGTMDAQLLSDPSRETERRAADWSETRPEWGLAGNAAFIVGPRRLTNDLDLDGRSFLHSYDWRVDESGTALETILTGPLVVGEWINMQYYFSTVDNAVYGSGSKITHNVSGKVGVVQGNGGDLMTGLPLQSLYLDDDVPYHDPLRLFAVLHAPVERVGMILQRQDTLKRLFDHEWVALTVMDPQQDNTLLRYEPGGTWASVMSDDRTVPELLPEAEPTS
- a CDS encoding proton-conducting transporter membrane subunit; amino-acid sequence: MPPPTRLPAVLTRVMWAGFGLAVALAFFLKGETWSIDPYIQVDGLTQVMAVVVTFVSGIVHSFSRRYMAGARHLRSFYGRLFSLSVVVLLLTATEHVVVFLALWTVMGWLLASLIGHIRRWPEAQASARFARRMFLAGSGALAVSFALLVHSSGAWTVSGFVDVLSALPRVVTTISVSLIVVAAMMQSALVPFHRWLLSSMTAPTPVSAFMHAGLVNAGGVLLARFSGIVFETDAVVLLVFFVGAVTALAGQAWALVQTNVKRQLGCSTTAQMGFMVMQFGLGFGAAGIAHLILHGFYKAYLFLASGSVVESTSPPQARPNPAGWASTLSSLVVAVAAGFLFAWLTGKSVLALDGGTLLVFFVVLAVLHATRTLLRRTGLPARTRAWALPFVLLPAILMYAAVYKGVAWMLAGTGLLAFGTPLTPLHWGIAAVFTFVYVGIDRGWHHSSTRLYVLLMNTSQPVSSTLLTRRDRYHVH